The Macaca thibetana thibetana isolate TM-01 chromosome 5, ASM2454274v1, whole genome shotgun sequence genomic sequence CTCTTTGCACCAAAATAGACCAGTAGCTGCAGTGAACTGCAATCCTTCATGATGTTTCCCTTGGCCAGAAATGCACTAAGCAGTCTCAAGATTCGAAGCATTCTGCAAAGTATGGCAAGACAGAGCCATGTAAAACACTCACCAGATTTTCATGATAAATATGGTAATGCTGTGCTAGCCAGTGGAACCGCTTTCTGTGTTGTGGCATGGGTTT encodes the following:
- the LOC126955253 gene encoding cytochrome c oxidase subunit 7B2, mitochondrial, yielding MMFPLARNALSSLKIRSILQSMARQSHVKHSPDFHDKYGNAVLASGTAFCVVAWVFTATQIGIEWNLSPVGRVTPKEWKHQ